The DNA segment AAAGAGATACCAAAATTTATGCGGCTGATAATATTTTTCCTATTTATTTTATGCCTGGCGGTGCTACATTTAAGGATTATGAAAATCAAATAACCATGGCTCAAATAGCCGTATTGTTGCGCAAACATAGTGACTGGAAATTAGAGGTGAATGGATATGCTGATTCCGCTGAAGATAACCCTATGTTTCTTAGTCAGAAAAGAGCAGAGACTGTTAAGCGTTATCTGATGGATCATTATGGTGTAGACGATGCACTAATAAAAGTGATTGCCAAAGGTAATAGTGAGCAGTTGGGTACTGATGAGGAAAATAAAACAGGGCTCATTCATGTGGACCGAAGGGTGGATATTGTGCTAATAAAGCCGAAATTAGACTTGAATAAATAGTAGGTAGGCAACTGAGTATAGAGGTAAGATGAGCTTTGAAATACTTGCCTCTTTCATTAAAATGTACGAATCATATTTTTTTAGGGTGGATTTGCCATTGGTCGTTGATATAGGATTGATGACCAATGGCTGTTTTATGGGATCTTATTCAATAGTTGGATCCTGTGAAATGTGTTTTTGCTGTTAAACTCACATGGTGGATTAGAACTTCGCAATAGATTTCTTAATGTATTTTTCCGGTTAAATACAGTATCGTAAAAATATTGGAAAAAGGGCTACCGCATTATTGCTCGCTTTATTGTATCAGAAGGGCTATTGTTTAGTCTCATGGTTTAGTTTAGTATTGTTTTTGCGTGCTCATAAAATTCAATTGCCTAGAAAATCTTATTATGTTTAAAAATAATATACATAATAGTATTCTAATAATTATATTTACCTGACTAATTATGTAAGGAAAATAGAATTATGATAGAAGCGTTCACACATATTAATTTAGCACAATCTCTATTTGCAATGATATTAATACTTACCAAGCGTCCTCTCAATATAATAGATAAGATTCTGGCTGGGTGGTTAATATTATTGTTTCTGTTATTCTTATGGAATCTAGTCAGGCTCCAGTTGACTAATGATTTAATCAACAATTGGATGTTTAGAGCACTTGTTTTGCAATTATTTCCAACATTATTATTCTTATATATTAGGTATTTAACATCCGGAAAGAATAAGTTTCAAACACAGGACCTTTGGCATTTTTCTATTTTTGGAGCATTATTTATAGCAATGCTTTTTTTGGTTGTTAAGCAGCCTATTTATATTGATACGACTGATTTTATTCGATCCTTTAAAGTTTTCCCCATAATTTTTGGATGCGTTTTTATTTTGACATTTATTTTTTATGGATATCGAACCATAAAATTAATGAACTTATATATTAGTAAACGTGATGAGTATTTCTCTTTTCATAGTAGTAATGTCAATCTAGAATGGATACGAAAATTAGTGTACGCTTTTTATATTTATTTCGGCGTTTTAATTCTGGTAGGGGTTACCATCCAATTTGTTTCGTTGTTCATTGACTTGAGTATCATTTTCACCTTCTGCAATACAATATTTATCTACATATTGTCTTTTCATGGATATAAACAAAGGTACTTGTTGGAAATGCCAAAATTGGAGAAAGGATCTAGTGTTCCCTATAAAAAGTCCGGTCTCAAAGAAAAAGATGCTAGGCAGCTTGAAAAGTCTATTCTTTTTTTAATGGATAGGCAAAAAATTTGGCTTAATCCAGAGGTGGCCGTTAGTGATATCTCGTCCGAGTTGAAAGTACCACAACATCATATTACACAAGTTTTGAACAAAGGATTAAAAAAGAATTTTTATACTCTGATTAATGAATATAGAACTAATGAGGTAATTAGATTATTTCAAGAAGAGAAATATGAGAAATGGGATTTAATCTCCATTGCGTTTGAGGCGGGCTTTAATTCGAAGTCTTCATTTAATTCCTTTTTTAAAAAATACACAGGAAAAACTCCTTCAGAGTATAGAAAAAATTTGATGGGCAAGCAAAAGTAGTTAGTGTTTCCATATAACTAAATTTTCAATGGTCGTATGGGAAGCTCCAAGATGGTCCAGCTAACTGGGTGTTCTATTATTGACGCTGGCTATGCTGGTTTAAATCCTAATGCGCAGTTCTTTAGGGTTTTATGTGTCTTTCTTTTAAAGTCGAGACAATAAACTTGCCCTTCCCTAAAAAGTAAAACATATAATATGTATTAAATCAATTTATTTGGACTGCAAATCTTAGCCATTTACACGGAACCTATCCGTATTTTATGTCATGACTTAGGTAATTAAATTATGAGATACGTCCTTATTGTATAAGGTGAAAATTTAAAAGTCACAAATTTAACATTGTTTAATTACATATTTTTCTATTATGAAGAGAACCGTTTTCTTGGGCCATCATTTGCACAATTATGCAAAATGGTGGAAACTTATATTTTTAATGTTTTTGGTTGGAATAAGTTATGTTCCAAATGTTTATGCCCAGACCAAAGTCAAAATTTTCCTTATGGCGGGCCAATCTAATATGCAAGGCCATGGAGATAGTGAGAATTTGGAACGTATACTTTGTGCCAAAAAAGAAATCACATTAGCAGATGATTCTGAAGGATGTTACTATTCTTTAGAGAGTCAGGAAGACAGATTATTTGAGGTTGTTAGCGATTTTTATGGAACATCTGCTACTTATGATTCAGTAAACGCAAGAACAGTTGCCCAACACATTGATCAAAATGAATTGATTGATGCACGACTTCTATTTCCCTATAATCCTGTTCAGGAAATTAATTTTAATTATAGCCGTAGTGATGGTGTTAGAAGCAATCCTGGTATTTGGTCCGGTTCTTTAAATGTAGGGTATGGTTATAGTAATAACGGTACTAGTTATGGCCCTGAGTTGACTTTTGGTCATTACATGTCACAATACACAGAGGACGATATTGTACTTATTAAAGTGGCAGAAGGAGGTTCTGATTTGCACGTAATGTGGAGGAGTCCGAGTATGGAAGCCCGCCTTGGGACAGATGATGAGCCCAGTAATTACCCCTTACTTACTCAACACCTCAATGAAGTATTAGCGGACATAGGGAGCTTCTTACCTAAATATGAGGGTGTAGATGTAGAGGCCGAAGTTGCCGGTTTTGTCTGGTTTCAGGGGTTCAATGACGCAGGAAATAGTACCTATGCTAATGGGTATGAGCAAAACCTTACCGACTTGATTACCGATTTAAGAAGTGATCTTAAGCTACCTGATTTACCGGTAATGATAGGACAATCTCATCGTGGAGGAGACAATGGTTTGGTTGTGCAAGCTGCACAGAAAGCTGTAGCAGAGAACATCGGAAATGCCGATTGGGTGGTAACCAATGACCTTTCCAATTACTATCATTTTGATGCGGGTGCTTATCTTGTAATCGGCAATCGCTTGGCGGAAGGCATGAAAGACCTTCTGAATCTTCATGAAGTACAGGAAACTATTCCCAATGCACCTTCAAGTCTTTCAGCTGTTTCTTCACCTGTACTTCAGGTTCAGCTTAGCTGGTCAGATAATTCTAATAATGAAGATGCATTTTGGATCGAACGTTCAACGAACCAAGAATCAGGTTTTGGAAGCATTGCAAAAATTTCACCTGACTCGGCTGCTTTTATAGATCGTGATTTGTTACATGCTACTACTTATTATTATAGGGTACGTGCTTCAAATAAAGCTGGATATACATCCTATAGTGAGATTGTCTCTGCTACAACTGATACATTGAACGATGGTTTTCCACAAGGATGGTCAAGTATGGATATAGGGACGCCCTACTCACCAGGAATTACAACCTATGCTGATGGTACGTTTAAAGTTGAAGGCAATGGAGATATGTTGGAAAATTCTGATAATTTTCATTTTGCTTATCAGAAAATATCAGGGGATGGTGAAATTGTTGCTCGTTTAAATTCAATGCAAAAGGCATGGTGGGACAATGTAGGTTTGATGATGCGAGAAACATTAGAACCCGATTCCAAATATGCAATGACCCTCCTTAATAATAACACCACTATTTTTTATCAATACCGTAACGAATTGGGCGAGTATGAGCGTATTAATAATGATACTGCCACTACTGCCTTGTGGTTAAAATTGACAAGAATAGGATCTTCCTTTACCGCATATATGTCCACAGATGGTGTGAGCTGGCAAGAAACCTATCAGACGTCTATTACTATGGATCAGGAAATTTATCTTGGCATGGTATCTTTTGTTCCTAGAGATGGTAAAAGTACCACAGCCGTTTGGAGTGATGTTGCTGTAGTATCCTTAGAACCTCAAGAGCCCTCTGGATTAACTGCTACAGCAGCTTCTTCAACCACTGTAAGTTTGAGTTGGACAGATAACTCCAATAATGAAACTGGTTTTACGATTGAAAGATCTGTGGATAGTGAAAACTATGAAGAAATCGCGACTGTTTCAGACAGCACGGTACTTTTTCTGGATGAAGGTCTTTTAGCGAACACTACTTACTACTATAGAGTTGCGGCTTTTAATAGCAGTGGTTCCTCTGATTATTCTGAAGTAGTCAGTGTGACTACGGATGAAGATGCCAGCTTGCCATCACCATGGGAAACAGTTGATGTAGGGACGCCCTACTCACCAGGAATTACAACCTATACTAATGGTAAGTTTAAAGTTGAAGGCAATGGAGATATGTTGGAAAATTCTGATAATTTTCATTTTGCTTACCAGAAAATATCAGGGGATGGTGAAATTGTTGCTCGTTTAAATTCAATGCAAAAGGCATGGTGGGACAATGTAGGTTTGATGATGCGGGAAACATTAGAGCCCAATTCTAAATATGCAATGACTCTCCTTAATAATAATGACTCTATTTTTTATCAGTACCGTAATGAATGGGGCGAGTACGCACGTATTAATAATGGTTCTGCGACTACTGCTTTGTGGTTAAAATTGACAAGAACAGGAACTTCTTTTAGTGCATATATGTCTACAGATAGTGTGAGTTGGCAAGAAACCTATCAGACATCTATCCTCATGAATCAGGAAATATATGTAGGCATGGTATCTTTTGTTCCTCGGGATGGTAAAAGTACCACTGGTGTTTGGAGTGATGTTACTGTTTCATCATTGGATCAGGTAATACCTCAGGCTCCATCAAATTTAACAGCACAAGCTACTCTCTCCAATACAGTTGTACTTGAATGGGCAGATAATTCTGACATTGAGCGTGGTTTTAGAATAGAAATGGCTATTGACAGTGTAGGTGTTTTTGAAGAATATGCCAGTGTTGAAGCCAATACTACCCATTTAGAAGTACACAGTTTATCTGCGGCTACTACTTTTCTTTATCAAGTGCAGGCATATAATGACAATGGTTACTCTGAATACAGCAATGTAGCCTCAACCACTACAGATAGTTTAGATTCGGAATCATTGCCAGCACCATGGAGCAATACGGATATAGGAACACCTTACTCATCAGGAATTACAACTTATGCTGATGGTACGTTTAAAGTTGAAGGCAATGGAGATATGTTGGAAAATTTTGATAGTTTTCATTTTGCTTATCAGAAAATATCAGGGGATGGTGAAATTGTTGCTCGTTTAAATTCAATGCAAAAGGCATGGTGGGACAATGTAGGTTTGATGATGCGAGAAACATTAGAACCCGATTCCAAATATGCAATGACCCTCCTTAATAATAACACCACTATTTTTTATCAATACCGTAACGAATTGGGCGAGTATGAGCGTATTAATAATGATACTGCCACTACTGCCTTGTGGTTAAAATTGACAAGAATAGGATCTTCCTTTACCGCATATATGTCCACAGATGGTGTGAGCTGGCAAGAAACCTATCAGACGTCCATCACCATGGATCAGGAAATTTATCTAGGCATGGTAGCTTTTGTTCCTCGAGATGGTAAAAGTACTACTGCTGTATGGAGTTCCGTAGAAGTTTCTGTTTTGCCTTCGGTGTTAATGCCTCCTTCGGATCTTCTGGTCGAAGCCAACCTTGCCAATGGACTAGAATTACGCTGGGTTGACAATTCGGACAATGAGGCCGGGTTTGTCATAGAGAGAGCAAGCAGTGCTGAAGGTGTATTTGAAGCCATCGCTACCCTAGCTGCCAATACTACCTATTATCAGGATCAGGGATTGAGTGCGGGCAATTATTATTATCGGGTAAAAGCTGTAAAAGACCAAGGAGGCTCATGGTATAGCAATCGGGCATATGCCGAAGTGCTGGAATTTAAAAATACCATACTTTATATGCCTAGGTTAGCCGGAGACTACGATAAGGCAATCCTTCAAAATGAAATTTCTGTGAGTACAAGCTCATATTTTTCTACCGAAGAGTATATGTATACCAATATGAAAGGTAAGGTGATCGATGTCAATCTAGAGCAGTCCCTATCATCGGGTGGAGGAAGTATTTCCTTCAAAGTAACACCATATGCGCTTAATCAGACGACTGAGCTATTTCATTCAGAAAACCTCTCTGTCAGTCAAGTCGGCGATCAGATAGCGTTGACTATCCAAGGGACCGAATGGGTAAGTAATTCGGTTTTAGATACCATCACATGTAATCACGTAGTTATTCAACTTTCTGATCAAATGATAGACCTCTATGTAAATGGAGAGTGGACATCCTTTGAGAATAGTCAGCAGTTTGAAATTAATGAGTTTACGTTGGAATCGTACAATGGACAGTTGTGGGATGTCAGGATGCATAACAGAGTACTAACCGAAGAAGAAGTAGCAAAAATAAGCGAGCGTTGTGGAACAGGAATTTCCTTAGAAGCACCTAACCCTTTGAGACCTCAATTTATCGGTGGAGCTTATTATTGCCTTTGGGCAAAAGAGGATGTGGATCTAAGTCAAAGTAAGTATTTATACCATCTATTTATATCGGAGTATGTTTATCAACACTTTGTAATGGAAGCAGGTATGTACAACCATGAAGAAGGGCTTGAGAAAACATTACTACGCGGGAGAGATTTCATTGTGGATGATAATGACAGTTGGATAGAATGGTCATTTTCTAATCCAATTACTAAAGACGACCACAATGTTGCCTATGTTTGGCATGAGAATTTTCATAGTTATCAGTCGAAAAACCCTTCAGCTCCCTACAATGGAGGAAAGTGGCTTAATGAGGCTTCAGCCAACTGGGGAGCTTCCTATGTAGTCGATAATTATCCCAATAAAGGTGCGACAGGTATTACTTTATATCCACATTGGCCAATTGGTTTCTATAATAAGACTTACAATATTCCTGGGGGCAATCGTGATTATCATGCTTATATATTCCTTAGTTATATCACTCGCTTTGTTTCAGATCCATCATTCATAGGCAAAGTATATAACGATAAGGACTTATTAAATGGGGCATATATAATTAATGTTTTCAAGAAAGTTCTCAATGCAGAGGGGCATGATTTTGTGAAAGTGTTTAATGATTTTGCTGCACGTACTACGGTGTGGGATTATCAGGATGGAAGTGGCCCGGATTGGGAAAGGTCAGAACAGGTTGGTATTCAAAATTATGAAAATAAAGGGTATACCGATTTTAATCACAAATTTACTCATATTATGTCTTCTGACGGAACAAATGGGGTGATGACAGAGATTCCTGAGGATTTACGTCCATGTGCTTATTCCTGGAATGCGTACAAAATTGATTCTACAGCTGCCGGATCATATACAATCAAATTTCAAGGAATAAGCGATAATCCTACTGATACAAAATTTCAGGCTATGATTGTTAAGGGGAATGATATTGCTTATGAGTACATTGAAATGCCTATCAGCAATTCTGCAGCATTTGGAGAATCCGTTGACGAATTTCAGGTGAGTACGCAGGCAGGTGAGGAACTCTATTGGGTTGTCACTTCCATTCCCGATGCGTATCACCAGGATACTACTATTAGGTATGATTATACTTATAGTTTTGAGGTGAATACGACCGAGTTTGGTTTAAAAAACGCTATGGGTAGTGATCTGTCTCAAACATATAGTTTAAACAATGGAGCCCTGAATGTTTATCCTACAATTACGGATGGCCATCTTACGATCGAAATGGAATTTGACACTGAAGAGCCGGCAAAGGTAACACTCTATAATGCCGTTGGGCGTAAGGAGCCTTTAAGTGTTAATTATGAAGAACATAAGATAGAGGTTGGATTTGATGGTTCTGCGGGACTTTATTTACTTCATGTTCAGACTGGACAGGTAAATAGGGTTGTTAAGATTATTAAAAAGTAAAATCCTATAGCAAATTGAATAGATGGGCAGAAATCTTCTGCCCATCTATTTATTTATGTATTGCTAGTAGCAAAGTAATTGCGATTCAAATATACGTGCTTTGTCAGTCGCTATGCGATTGTAGTCGTAGTGTTAAGTGGGGTTATGAACAATCAAATTATCGGAACTTTTATTCCGGGCTTTGCGTTCTTTCTTTTTCTTGTTCTTCGTGATATTTGCCTCCTAAAAAGGCTAAAAATCTACTAAAGGCCTTTATTGCTTCTTCTGTACCTTTGGAAACCTCTTTTCCTTGTAATTTAAGCAAGAATTTACTGTAAATGCCAGTAAGGCATAGTTCTATCTCATTGCTTAGTTTTTTGCCTGTTTTTTGGTCGAATTCGTTAATGAATGGTAAAGTTGCATTGTAAATATGCCCATAGGCGATTTCTTGGGGGTCGTTGAGTAGCTGGCGATGCAATCTGTCTAAGTCGTTCACTAAATTATTTATCACCTGTAAATGCCCTTTTTCTTTGATATGTTCCAATGTCATCATTTCAGCTAGATTATCATACCAGTCAATACATTCTTGAAGGATGTCGCCGCTCAAATTGTATTGCGGTATAATTCCTTTTTTAATGTCTTCCATATTAAACTGATATGCACGAATCAAATCTTCAATCTGCCACATGTACAATATGTACTCAACGATATTGGTTTGGCGTTTTTCTTTAGCTACAATCATTTTTATTTATCTGTTGACGTAAATGTAATTGTTTATATACAGTAAAAGAATTTTGATTTACTGGTGTTGTATGTATTTGAAATTTAAAAAAACGGATGTATGTGATGCTTTTTTTATTATTTCATCATGTAGATTCTTTGTTTGTTATGGTTGCTTCGTTTTATTGCATCCGCGCTGCTATGCTTAGATGAGTGTTCATTAAAAGTCCCAGTCGTCCACTTCGTCCATTTTTTCCAAGTCGCGTCGGTCTTTTTTTGTGGGTCTTCCCAGTCCTTTTCTTCGGCCCATGGAATTTGCTAAACGAGTGAGTTCCAGTAGTTCAATTTGGTCATCTGTGGTTACCTCTTCCATAAACTCAGGAACAAGTTTTGCGCCCATTCTTTTGCCACTAATAGCCAATACTTTAAATGAGCGTGTGATCGGGGGGAATTTGACATCGATAGTAGCACCAACTTTCACCAAACGTGCGTTTTTTACAGGCTGTCCACCAATGAGTACTCGTCCTTTTTTTATGGCTTCAGATGCTATGCTTCGGGTTTTAAATACCCTTACTGCCCATAAGTATTTATCCAGTCTAACACTTTCGTCCATGCTTTTATTTTTTATTATATTGGTTCATGGTTCTGGCCGGGCCAATGGTAGCAAATCCTTTAATCATATGGATGGATATATCTATACCTTCGTGCAGGCCGGCCAGTTCTTCACTGCTCCATTTCCCCAACACGTAGTCAATTTGTTTTCCACGGCTAAAATTGTCGCCTATTCCAAAACGTATTCTGCTATAGTTGTTATGTCCTAATATTTCCTGGATGTTTTTAAGGCCATTATGCCCTGCATCACTTCCTTTTTGTCGCATGCGTATGGAATTAAATGGTAGGGCAAGATCGTCCACAACAACCAGCAGGTTTTCCAGTTTTATTTTTTCCTGTTGCATCCAGTATCTAACCGCTTTGCCACTTAGGTTCATATAGGTGCTTGGTTTGAGAAGTATGAAGGTCTTTCCTTTGAATTTATATTCGCACACGGCACCATAACGTAAATTCTCAAACTGTAGTTTTTCTTGTTTTGCGAATTCATCCAACACCTTAAATCCTATATTGTGGCGGGTGTCTTCGTATTCGGAACCAATATTTCCCAACCCAACTATTAAATATTTCATGGGATCTATTTTCGAGGGTTTGTTATTAAAAAATATTTTTTTTAATCGAGGCCACATTATATTTGATTTTATGTGACAATAATACAAAAAGCCTCCATATTAATGTAATATGGAGGCCAATTATATGCGTTGTAATATTATTTACTCAGCTGCGTCTCCGTCGCCAGATTTTTGTGCGGCACGAGCGGCACGTGTAAGTTTAACGGCGGCAACTACTGAATTTTTAGCATTTAATAACTCAAGGTTTTCAAATGACAAAGAACCAACCTGTACAGAATCG comes from the Saccharicrinis fermentans DSM 9555 = JCM 21142 genome and includes:
- a CDS encoding helix-turn-helix domain-containing protein; this translates as MNLYISKRDEYFSFHSSNVNLEWIRKLVYAFYIYFGVLILVGVTIQFVSLFIDLSIIFTFCNTIFIYILSFHGYKQRYLLEMPKLEKGSSVPYKKSGLKEKDARQLEKSILFLMDRQKIWLNPEVAVSDISSELKVPQHHITQVLNKGLKKNFYTLINEYRTNEVIRLFQEEKYEKWDLISIAFEAGFNSKSSFNSFFKKYTGKTPSEYRKNLMGKQK
- a CDS encoding fibronectin type III domain-containing protein, which produces MAGQSNMQGHGDSENLERILCAKKEITLADDSEGCYYSLESQEDRLFEVVSDFYGTSATYDSVNARTVAQHIDQNELIDARLLFPYNPVQEINFNYSRSDGVRSNPGIWSGSLNVGYGYSNNGTSYGPELTFGHYMSQYTEDDIVLIKVAEGGSDLHVMWRSPSMEARLGTDDEPSNYPLLTQHLNEVLADIGSFLPKYEGVDVEAEVAGFVWFQGFNDAGNSTYANGYEQNLTDLITDLRSDLKLPDLPVMIGQSHRGGDNGLVVQAAQKAVAENIGNADWVVTNDLSNYYHFDAGAYLVIGNRLAEGMKDLLNLHEVQETIPNAPSSLSAVSSPVLQVQLSWSDNSNNEDAFWIERSTNQESGFGSIAKISPDSAAFIDRDLLHATTYYYRVRASNKAGYTSYSEIVSATTDTLNDGFPQGWSSMDIGTPYSPGITTYADGTFKVEGNGDMLENSDNFHFAYQKISGDGEIVARLNSMQKAWWDNVGLMMRETLEPDSKYAMTLLNNNTTIFYQYRNELGEYERINNDTATTALWLKLTRIGSSFTAYMSTDGVSWQETYQTSITMDQEIYLGMVSFVPRDGKSTTAVWSDVAVVSLEPQEPSGLTATAASSTTVSLSWTDNSNNETGFTIERSVDSENYEEIATVSDSTVLFLDEGLLANTTYYYRVAAFNSSGSSDYSEVVSVTTDEDASLPSPWETVDVGTPYSPGITTYTNGKFKVEGNGDMLENSDNFHFAYQKISGDGEIVARLNSMQKAWWDNVGLMMRETLEPNSKYAMTLLNNNDSIFYQYRNEWGEYARINNGSATTALWLKLTRTGTSFSAYMSTDSVSWQETYQTSILMNQEIYVGMVSFVPRDGKSTTGVWSDVTVSSLDQVIPQAPSNLTAQATLSNTVVLEWADNSDIERGFRIEMAIDSVGVFEEYASVEANTTHLEVHSLSAATTFLYQVQAYNDNGYSEYSNVASTTTDSLDSESLPAPWSNTDIGTPYSSGITTYADGTFKVEGNGDMLENFDSFHFAYQKISGDGEIVARLNSMQKAWWDNVGLMMRETLEPDSKYAMTLLNNNTTIFYQYRNELGEYERINNDTATTALWLKLTRIGSSFTAYMSTDGVSWQETYQTSITMDQEIYLGMVAFVPRDGKSTTAVWSSVEVSVLPSVLMPPSDLLVEANLANGLELRWVDNSDNEAGFVIERASSAEGVFEAIATLAANTTYYQDQGLSAGNYYYRVKAVKDQGGSWYSNRAYAEVLEFKNTILYMPRLAGDYDKAILQNEISVSTSSYFSTEEYMYTNMKGKVIDVNLEQSLSSGGGSISFKVTPYALNQTTELFHSENLSVSQVGDQIALTIQGTEWVSNSVLDTITCNHVVIQLSDQMIDLYVNGEWTSFENSQQFEINEFTLESYNGQLWDVRMHNRVLTEEEVAKISERCGTGISLEAPNPLRPQFIGGAYYCLWAKEDVDLSQSKYLYHLFISEYVYQHFVMEAGMYNHEEGLEKTLLRGRDFIVDDNDSWIEWSFSNPITKDDHNVAYVWHENFHSYQSKNPSAPYNGGKWLNEASANWGASYVVDNYPNKGATGITLYPHWPIGFYNKTYNIPGGNRDYHAYIFLSYITRFVSDPSFIGKVYNDKDLLNGAYIINVFKKVLNAEGHDFVKVFNDFAARTTVWDYQDGSGPDWERSEQVGIQNYENKGYTDFNHKFTHIMSSDGTNGVMTEIPEDLRPCAYSWNAYKIDSTAAGSYTIKFQGISDNPTDTKFQAMIVKGNDIAYEYIEMPISNSAAFGESVDEFQVSTQAGEELYWVVTSIPDAYHQDTTIRYDYTYSFEVNTTEFGLKNAMGSDLSQTYSLNNGALNVYPTITDGHLTIEMEFDTEEPAKVTLYNAVGRKEPLSVNYEEHKIEVGFDGSAGLYLLHVQTGQVNRVVKIIKK
- a CDS encoding DUF4924 family protein, whose translation is MIVAKEKRQTNIVEYILYMWQIEDLIRAYQFNMEDIKKGIIPQYNLSGDILQECIDWYDNLAEMMTLEHIKEKGHLQVINNLVNDLDRLHRQLLNDPQEIAYGHIYNATLPFINEFDQKTGKKLSNEIELCLTGIYSKFLLKLQGKEVSKGTEEAIKAFSRFLAFLGGKYHEEQEKERTQSPE
- a CDS encoding RNA-binding S4 domain-containing protein produces the protein MDESVRLDKYLWAVRVFKTRSIASEAIKKGRVLIGGQPVKNARLVKVGATIDVKFPPITRSFKVLAISGKRMGAKLVPEFMEEVTTDDQIELLELTRLANSMGRRKGLGRPTKKDRRDLEKMDEVDDWDF
- the pth gene encoding aminoacyl-tRNA hydrolase, which translates into the protein MKYLIVGLGNIGSEYEDTRHNIGFKVLDEFAKQEKLQFENLRYGAVCEYKFKGKTFILLKPSTYMNLSGKAVRYWMQQEKIKLENLLVVVDDLALPFNSIRMRQKGSDAGHNGLKNIQEILGHNNYSRIRFGIGDNFSRGKQIDYVLGKWSSEELAGLHEGIDISIHMIKGFATIGPARTMNQYNKK